The genomic DNA GCCTTCAATATAAAACAATTGTATTATCCAATTACTAATATGACGTAAGACAATTGGATTAAAGAATATGTTGGCAAATAGCTCCTGGAAGCGAGctttaagaaaatacaaaaacataGCCAATACTATCATAACTCATACATAGCCAAAGAACATGCGAGTGGAAATAGAAAGCAAGAAATAACCCCatcatttttttagaagaagaggaaaacaaGTCTATTTTTTAGAATCAGGGGGGTTGACGATGTTTTTATAAAGCTcattgagacaaaaaaaaaatatacggtGTATCGCTAGTATATTTACTCATAGAGTTATCTCTGATATTACTTTTGATATACTAATATTAAtcgaactaaaaaaaaaagaaaagaataaaacaaGAGATAAATATATTGATCTAAACCAAAACAATTGGGTTCAAATGATTAATAACTTCCACCAAAGATGAATTGTTCAATATTAAacttaagggaaatgctaactcaCAAAACAAAGATAATTGTTTAAGTGTAGAGGAACCATATAATATACTCATTGACGGTTATGGTTGAGATGAATATACTCCTTTTTGTCTCTTATTATAAGCCTCTTTGACTAATttcatacatattaaaaaaatttaaacctcCTTGACtaatttcacacgtattaagaaaagttgtaAGTGTATTTAATGTGTCAAGTTTATGCGTGAAtcttattaaattttcatatttaaaggGCAAGATATTAGTATTAATTATTGACGTGTTTaagaaaagataataataatacactCAGTAACTTGTATAAAGACTTGTATATAGAGACTTATAGTTAAAGGATAGATGGAGTGATTTTCATTTCgataatacaaaattaaaaccaTATTGGTGAAacggtggcatttagggtgggtagAAGGaattctttcccaccatggaaaagtAAATATTGACCATTAAATAAAGTAGAGAACATGGTTTTATCATAGACACTCAACACCAAATCTTTTTTCACACTCACCACCAACTGTCTCAACTCTCTTTCTTCCTCTCCTACTCGTGGTCTTCACAGTCACCAATCACCACTAAATCTTATGCTTGCTTGAcaacatctttcaaaaaatgagaGAAGAGTATAATAAAGCCGGTACAATAGCAGAACAAGCAATTTCTTCAATTAGAACTGTTTATTCCTTTGCAGGAGAAAGCAAAACCATAGCTGCTTTCTCTAATGCTTTGGAAGGATCAGTGAAATTGGGATTGAAACAAGGCTTAGCTAAAGGCTTAAGCATAGGAAGCAATGGTCTTCTTTTTGCTGTATGGTCTTTGATGGCCTATTATGGTAGCAGAATGGAAATTCTAATTGAAATTTCATGATCGAGAAAAATCATGAAACTAACATAGGAACTCAAAATCTCAAGAGAATTGCGTTCAAGGGTTAAAGAGAAGCACAGTCACCATTAACAAAGCCACTTTTCTTAAATTCTAATTGAAATTTCTTCTATGatgttatgttttaatttttatttatgttatttttttgactGTGGAGAGAAACTCATGCCCAAGGAAATTTTTTGTATAATGATTTAGgttcatcattttaattttgaaattttgccCTTAAAATTTAGAGAAtggtttttgaaaaatctattttttttgtcaccAACAATGGTTTGAAGGagacgaagaagaagaggaaaagattTGGTGTTGAGTGTCTATGATAAAACCATgttctctattttatttaatgGTCAATAtttactttcccatggtgggaaagaattCCTTctacccaccctaaatgccacctggTGAAACAGGTAGTTattgtttgtttataatttttttttttgagtaaagttactgtttgtttatataaataaacaagAATCAAAGAGAATAttccttaaaaacaaaaaagaatattatactaaacgaaagaaaaaaaatgaggttaaaaagaaataatttgacAGCTGTGGGATTTGAACCCACGCCCTTTCGGACCAGAGCCTAAATCTGGCGCCTTAGACCACTCGGCCAAACTGtcttgttgttgaatgatttcTACAATGAATTATTTATAAGATAACAATATTGATAAGTGTAATACAGAAAACTAAACAACGCCATAAAGTCATCGTCATTCATTCCATGCTTTCCCTTCAGATTAAAATTGTCCCAATGTAATGCTTTCCCTTCAGAACATTTATTTTTAGTGGACCAATTATTTctgaaataatttatttattttttataacgaTATTGGTATGAAATTTTCACCGCCATTTAACAATTACCAATCTCCTTCAGAAAACATGTGAGACACATTTCTACCAACGGAATGTTTTCCATACACATGAGATATGAATTGAACCTATAACTACATTCTTAAAAAACACAAGTCCCTTACCACTTAGACCAATCCACTGTTAGTATTTCTAAAGCAATTCTAAAAGTAGGTTATTGAAtgacatttttaaaatgatgttgGTTTGAGGCCTTGAAGCGTGCCCTTCTCAAAGTTTCACAATCAGTTTTTTCAGCACTAATTTTGGTTGGTTAGTTTgacttcaatttattttaaataaatcaatttgtgtatgcattttttttgtagataaatGAAATGACAAATAATCATTAAAACTTAAACTCATAAGTGGAGGTCGAATTTTAAATCTCGATCATGGTGATTGACCTAACCATTTTGTTAGTTAAGTTAGAGCTTGTGCAttgtatatgaattttttaacgAATAATATATCAactgctagttttttttttatgtttttataatttgacATTTCACATACAATTATCATTGGAAAATGCTAAATAGTACGGAAGGTATGGCTACGAAAATTCACGGACGGTTATTAATTGATGTTGGTCACTTgcgcaactttttttttttctttccatttttaaaagtaagagatttaattgataaaaagagAGTTTAAAGGTTAGCACTCTTTAACCTTAACATAACACTATTAAAATGAATTCACAATTAAACAAAAGGTGCAACAAATTCAAACGATGTTGACCACCTTTTTATTTGGTTGAATTGCATAACAATGAAGACATagtgaaatttttaaaattacaaaaacaaaaaaaatcaatagcaaCCGTTCAGATTGCTTATATATTGAGGCGTCTGTGAATTTTCGTGAACTATATAACACTTCTCATTACCATTATATTACATTACATGAGGGGACATTTGAGATTGTGGATAATATATGTAGTTCTTTTTGGTTGCAAAAACTAATGTGcgaattttacttttaaaaaaattgtcacagctaaaaatttacaaataacttcatatcatctttaaaaaataaaaataaaaacttcataTCACTAAAAGTTGGATTTCAATCTTTCAAACAGGATATTCATTTTGAATAATTCACTTAAAAgttttttctaatataaaaataacCCTTATTTATTGTTGAAGAAATTGCACTAACGTCATCTCCCGGAGTAGCCATGACTATAAATTGGCAAGGCTTTTTAGTGCTGGAATAAAATGGAGATTAGATGCTACTATCattcaagaaaaaattattgCTCATCCAAGAATTTTTTTCACTTACTGAATGATGTAACACATGTGAAGAaactttcaaatttttgtttagtATTAAGAGATTTACTCTGTGTTAGTTAGCTTCCAAGTTTTCAAAGTTAAAAAGACATACTAGAGATGCCTTATAATGAATAACAAGGTGTTGATAGGTCCACATGATGATGCCGGAACTGTCTTTTGCAACTACTCAATGCTTCGATGGTTTTTCAAGCTGATGATCAGATTTTAATGTTAGAAATTTTCTTTGAAGTGGATAGAGAATAATGCTTATAATCCTCTTGGAATTATGCTTTGAATGCGTGTTTCCTTTAACGtcaaaaactatatataacatTATTTGACAATGGCTTAAAATTATGTTGTAATTAACATATTGATACTAACACTTGAAGTTGTTGACTTGTGTTGAAACAAGATGAAACTCACTATAGTTTTCTTGTTTACACTTAATCACTTCTGTATTTgggttgaagaagaagattagAGATGATTGTTTATGAATGGAAATCACACTTTCACTACTTTGGTTATTAATTTGTATTGCCTTATATACACAATTGTTCACATACACACTGTGAATCATAACCACTCTAACTTCCATATAACTGAAAAACTGAAAAATCCTAAAAGACATTGCTTGCACAACAGGCAAAGCTCACTAGTTGACTAGTTTTGTATCAACTCCTAATAAATGTGGTAAGATTATAAGAGGTTAAACTTGTAACCACAAAATACAAAGTTTAAATTCTCTCAAAGACAATTGTAAATTAGTAATTAGTGcaactttaattaattaaaatgttttccatttccccttaaaaaaaaaattctccatccccaatttagaaaaataatatcgAAACTTTTTTAAACCATGGCAATTCTAATCACCTTGATCTTTATCATAAGTAATAAAGTTTGAATTTCGATTTCACTTACCCCAAAGGTTCATAGGTTGATTTCCCCTTGAAAGTTCCAATAAAGGAACTTCATGGAGAACTTGTTAGAAGAAGACCCGTTAACCGAGTATTGTGTGTCTCAACTAAAATATGCACCAGTTGGAGGCCAAATGAAATACTTCTTTTTCAGCCtttaaattcaacattcataACTAACAAATTGTAAATAGGAAGTCTACCTTTGAATATCAAGTTTTTCAGAAACTAATAATTCCATAAagaaaaaacttcaattaagaAACTAATACTTTGAGGATGCAGTAAGAAAGTAAACCTTTTATTACTACTTACTAGCTTTACACATTATCTCCATGTCAAACAGCAGACAGAACAAATCCTTGAGATCTGTAAAATATCACAGATCCACAAAAGTGTTTTTAGGCAATCTCTATGGTTTTCAGGAAGTGAAATTCAACCACTGTTTGTAATCATCTAGTAACAGTCATGCATTGTTTAATGGCATGGAAGTAATAACTTTTTCCATCATAAATTGGAACATGCATTCCATGTGAGAATCTATGCTTGAATATTGATATCCTCTACTACATAGGGtgaaaattctaaaatttcaaagtaaatACTTTCTTACTCTGcatatatttcatttgattgtTGATGGGTAACATCATCAACTGCAAAGACATGATTATGTTTATCTACCTCTACCCAACTCCATGCTCCACCCTGGAGGTTTTCTTTTAACCCTTTGTTGCATAAGGCTTCTAACTTCAGAAGCTTCGTTCCATAATCCTTTTGTTGTATAGATATGTGCTAGAGTTAAATATGGAGCAGCATTACATGGTTCCATCTTAATGAGCTGAATAGCGGCCTCCCTTCCAAGCTCTACATCTCCATAAATCTTGCAAGCACTCAAGAACGAACTCCAGATTATACAATTTGGATCATAAGGCATTTCCTCCATTAAATCCCTTGCTTTCCTCAGATTTCCATTTCTAGCATAAAGATCAATCAAGCAAGCATATATATCTATATCAGGAGACAAACCATAGTTTGTTAtcattttgttgaaatattCCTCCCCTTTGTCAATAAATCCGGCATGATTACAAGCTGTTAAGACTGCAGTAAAGCAGACATGATCAGGTATTAACTCTTTCTTGGTTAATAAATAATCGAAAAGTTCCAAAGCCTCTAAACCTCTCCCACATTGAGCATAACCCATGATCATGGACGTCCACAACACAGTGTTCTTCTTAGAAGTCTGATCCAACACACATTGAGCCTCATCAATGTCACCCCCCTTTGAGTACATATCAATCAGAGTGCTGGCCACATAGACATTCCTTTCAGAACCCATTTTAATAACTAGAGAGTGCACTTGTCTTCCTTGAAGAAGCATTGCAAGGCTGCTGCAAGCACTTAAAATGGAACTTAAAGTATGATCGGTAGGACTCATATTTTTTTCCCGCATTTCTACAAATAGTTTGAGAGCGTCTTCGCTGTACAGGTTTTGGCAATATCCAGATATCATTGTATTGTATATAACAGTATCCTTCTCACTAGTTTCATTGAATAATAATACAGCATCATCAATCTGTCCCCAATTCGCATAACAATCAACTAATGAGCTGATCACAAAACTGCTAGTATCAAATCCTTGTTTGATGACATGAACATGAAGAGTTGGACAATGTTCAAGGACTCCATTTTGCCCCACACATGCATTAATGACACTAGTCAAGGTAAAACAATTGGGCCTGATTTGAGTTCCTAACATCTCTTTGAACAACAAGAGGGCATCTCTTCCTTGTTTGTTTGCTGAAAATCCAGCAATAAGTGAAGTCCACGACACCTGATCATGTTGTTTCATGGCCCTAAATATCTTGTTTGCATCCACAATGGCAAAACATTTTGCATAGAAATCTACAAGTGCACTACAGAGGAACAAATTATCTTCGTATCCAGATCGAATCATATATGCATGGATTTGTATGCCCAAATGCCAATTCAGGGTTTTTGCACAAGAACTAAGTGCATTACAAAGAACATACTTTGTTGGCTTCTCTATTAGCCCATTCATTCTGCTTAATGACTCTAGTGCTTGGCAGGTACTTGCACTTTTAGAATGCTTTCTAATGTAAACATTTTTACAAGCTTTTCCAAAGAATTTCTGCATCAAACCATCAAAGAAACTTTTAGATTATGCATAATATCATATGCGAAAACCTCAATCTTGTGCAGAATGCAGGGGTTGTGTAACTCTAACATCCAATAATTCTATCATCAAAAGAGTCAGGATACATGCAACCTTATTGGCATGTAAATGAAATGAGATTCCAAAAAACCAACCAATCTCTTCGATGAATACACATTTTAATAACTACATGTCAATAACAGTAAacacattcaaaaaaaaatcttcaagcACATGACGCCAATCAGTCTGTAATGAATCAGAGCATTCATGACTAAGataacatacatacatacaataCAAACATCAGAAAGATATAGGGGATTATGGATGATCATTATGTGTGTGTGGAGAGAGACCAAAAGGTATAGTGACATGAGAGAACCCCCGTGAACATCTGATATTGAACATgtggagagagagaaagagagatcaAAAGGTATAGTGACGTGAGAGAAACCCCGTGAACATCTGATATCGAACAAGGCACGACATGAAGATGGACACAACAAATGCAATGTCTAAAATATAGGACACGGGGACAAGATGCACACACACAAAGATACAAAAGGGTTATAAAGCATATCATTCAAGGTTTAACAAAACAGCTTTGAAATAGTGTGATGCTTACCCAAGCTACCCTTATCATGAATTTGAGGACTTGTAGCTAACAGCCTCTTGCCTTGATTGATTTTTCTGCAAAACACGTCAAAACAGATATCAACCAAATTGTTACTTTAAGAGACACGTATATTTATGCACTCAATGCCCACTGATGTTCAAAGATGGCCGCCACTGTTGCTTCTATGTTATTtcctttcacaaaaaaaaataacacacacgcacacattGTAACACTTATCATAATGTGCATTTCATGTTTTcagaatatattaaattgaatCAGTATATTTTGATCAATCTTATTGAATGCATCACTCCAAAAAGATTATTTTCGTATAAGCTGCCTGTTTTTGTAAGCTATCTCaatgaacttatgaaaataagctaaaaacaacttatgaacaatatcataagctattttcataagttctcccaaacaatcACAAAAAACTTAGCCACTACATAAGCTcgaataagtcaatccaaacaggctcATAGTCCAAAACACCCCACCTCAAAATTTGAAGTTATACTAAGCAGGTAAAAGAAAATTGCATCCCAAAGTTTCcaatattaaaactaaaa from Medicago truncatula cultivar Jemalong A17 chromosome 8, MtrunA17r5.0-ANR, whole genome shotgun sequence includes the following:
- the LOC25502895 gene encoding pentatricopeptide repeat-containing protein At2g13600 — protein: MIRVAWKFFGKACKNVYIRKHSKSASTCQALESLSRMNGLIEKPTKYVLCNALSSCAKTLNWHLGIQIHAYMIRSGYEDNLFLCSALVDFYAKCFAIVDANKIFRAMKQHDQVSWTSLIAGFSANKQGRDALLLFKEMLGTQIRPNCFTLTSVINACVGQNGVLEHCPTLHVHVIKQGFDTSSFVISSLVDCYANWGQIDDAVLLFNETSEKDTVIYNTMISGYCQNLYSEDALKLFVEMREKNMSPTDHTLSSILSACSSLAMLLQGRQVHSLVIKMGSERNVYVASTLIDMYSKGGDIDEAQCVLDQTSKKNTVLWTSMIMGYAQCGRGLEALELFDYLLTKKELIPDHVCFTAVLTACNHAGFIDKGEEYFNKMITNYGLSPDIDIYACLIDLYARNGNLRKARDLMEEMPYDPNCIIWSSFLSACKIYGDVELGREAAIQLIKMEPCNAAPYLTLAHIYTTKGLWNEASEVRSLMQQRVKRKPPGWSMELGRGR